In Deltaproteobacteria bacterium, the DNA window CTCGGCAACGGATTCATCTCGGTGCAACGTGACTACGATGGCACGCCAATGGTCACCGATACGATGGCTGACGAGGATATGCTGGCACTGGCCGAAGTGCTCGCGAAACGCAAAGAAGGCTTCATCCAACTGACGCAGGCAAGTGAGAACTTTGAGAAAGATATGCGCTTCTATGATCAGTTGGCCGAAGTCTCAGGCCGACCGATCCTGTTCAACGCGACTGCCGTGCGTGACGACCGTCCGAGTCTGCATCGCCGTACGATGCGCTGGATCGAAAAGACCAATAAAGAAGGCCGCAAGATCTACAACCAGTGTGGGACCCTTCGCCAAGGCTTCGTCCTCACTTATGCGGATTGGAACCTGTTTGATGGCAGTGACGTATGGCGCGAAGTGACGATGGGCACGCCGACCGAACGGCTGGCGAAGTTCAAGAATCCCGCCCTCCGTCAGGCGCTGCGGGCAGAGTACGATGGTGGTCACACCCCGATCGTGACTGGCTCGATCAAAGACTTCACCATTGAGTCGGTGCAAAAGCCAGAATTTCAGAAATATGTCGGTATGACAGTCGAGCAGATCGCTCAGAAAGAGAACAAACACCCAATCGATGCCATGATCGATTTGGCGATTGCCGATGACATGAAGACAGAATTCATCACTCCAGCCCGCAATATGCGCGAGGACTTTGCTGCAGAGCTGATGTCCTCAGAGTACAGCATTCCTGGGGTGTCAGACGGTGGTGCACACACCAAGTTTACTACGCTGGGCACCTATCCGACTGATATGTTGACCTGGATGGTGCGTGATGCTGGCTTCATGAGCCTCGAAGAAGCGCACTATCGGTTAAGCGCGTTACCAGCCAAGTGCGCAGGTTTCCAAGATCGTGGTGTGTTGAAACAAGGCGCGCCCGCGGATGTGGTAGTCTACGACTTAGATAATTTGAAGGTGACTCCGGAGAAGATGGCGGTTGTCCATGATTTCCCGGCAGGCGAATGGCGCCGCGTGCAATACGCCGAAGGTTATCGCTGGATCATGGTCAATGGTGATGTGACCTTCGAAGATGGCAAATGCACCAACTCCATTCCTGGCAAACTCCTCCGTCATGGACGTGGGTAAAAATCACTAATTGTCCTATTCCTTCTCCCTTCGGGAGAGGGATCTGTGAGCACATCGAGAACGGGGCTTGAACAATCAAGCCCCGTTTTGTCTCTCAGGAGGGGGTAAGGAGAGACGAGGAGAGACGTTTGTCTTCGCTTACACTATCGACTTCTTTGGTCCCTTTCCGCCACCGGTAGTAAAGATGTTTTCGGCGATATTGAGACCGAGTGGCACTCCGCCGATGTTGCGGGTGAGGTCCATGTTGCCGCTGTTATCAACCGCGAACGCGTCGAAGACCCAGTGCACGCCCAAATCAACCCGGCTGCGACCGTTCTCTTCGATCATTTGCCAGAGGCCATTGGGGAAATTGCGGACATGTCTTGGACGCACGGTCCCTTTGTTGTCTTTGCTAATACCGTTCATCTCGTCAGAGACAAACGTCAGATCTTCAAACAGATCGTCGTCTGGGCCACGGTTGTTAATGTTATAGAATAACCGTGTCATCTGGAGTGCGGCGGCACCGAACGTCGCGTGTCCAGACGGATACGCAGGGAATGGTGGGGTGAAATTTTTCTTGGTCGAATTGGTGCTCGGCGCGCCAAACGGTAACCATCCGGGATCACAGTTGTTCGAAATGTCGTTGTTTCCAGTTCCCGCGGGGCCCATAGAGTCGTCATGCTCGCGAATACCGACGACGGGACGCCACAAGTTGTGAATATATTTCTGTTCCCACGCCAAGATTCCGGCATCGGCCATTGCCGCGTTCACGAGCGCGAAGAGTCGTGCATTTTGCCCTTCGTTGTTGTTCTGCGCGTCGGCGACCGTACGGACAATCTGGTTGTATAAACGTGGAGGAGTTCCCAACTCTGCTGCTCCATCGTATCCCCAATACACACCGCGCACTGTCTCATCGACCGTGCGCGCTTTAATGCCTGAAGGTAACGTCCCCATCAACTCAGGAGCGATCCCTTTCCCGCGTACTTCTCGTAAGGCTTTCGTATATTCATTGCCTTGACGTGGTGGAGGAAGGAGGCCGTGCCGCGCAGTGACAGCAAAGCACTTGGCGTTGGCACCGTAGAATGGTGCATGATACCCCTGATCTGGATTATCTGGGTCGGGGCGATGGTCACCGTGCGCCATAGATGGCGCATGCCCCGCATCGCTTGCGTCCGGATCATCCTTGCGATCGTCCCAGAGTGTCTGTGCGACGTGAAGCCCAAAAGCATGACCGTCGTGCAAGCCTGGCTCTTGTAAGCCTGCCTGTGTGTGCTTGAGATCGAAAAATGCTTTCTGACTCGGGAACAACTTGGACAACGTGGCATGGGCAGCGGCGGCGACTGCTGCAGCGATTGATGCTCCTGGTGCAGGTGGATTGAGGGTAGTTAAGTACGGAGGAAAGTTGACTGCATCATTCGTGATACCAGCATACGCATCGTACATCGCTAAATGGACCATCGCTAACGCGCGCGAACTGAGTGTCGGGCCGGTTTGTTCGCCTTTGCCGTTGGTGTGGCTCACGCGGTTGGCTTCAAGTGCCACATCATTCCAATACAGAATCGAATCCATATCCACCCCCTGAAAAAAGTTAGATTGCTATCTCTTCTCATAGGGAGAGCAATCTCCGCGCCAAATGTGGCTATTTGAGAACCCATTGAAATTGCACGGCTTGTGATATGGAAAAGAGAGAGCGGCGTAAGAAACTGGAAAATCCGCTTTGCTGTTGCTTCTTTACAGGTGCCCTTTATGACAAAAAGCGTAAAAAGACTAAGGGGTTATTGCAGGTGTCAAGTCGGGATAACAGTATGTAATTTTTGTTGACACTAGAGAGGATCAATGCGAACCATAGTAGATAAAGGCAATTGGTCTCTTAGCTGATCCGAATAGAGAAGTGTTCACTGCTAGTCGCGAGTGAAGAAAGAATGAGAAACACCCACACATGAATCGGGCGGAAATGGTGAACCGCGTGCTGGATCGACGTGAGCCGTGGGACATCCTCATCATTGGCGGAGGTGCAACCGGCGTTGGTGTCGCCGTCGATGCTGCCTCACGTGGCTATGAGGTACTACTGTTAGCGCAAAGCGATTTTGGGAAAGGGACGTCAAGTCGCAGTACGAAATTGGTCCACGGTGGGGTGCGTTACCTTGAGCAAGGGAACATTTCTCTTGTTATCGAGGCATTGAAAGAGCGCGGACTTCTTCGACAGAACGCTCCACACCTGGTGCATGATCTTGGTTTCGTCGTGCCAAACTATGAGTGGTGGGAAGCACCATTCTATGGGTTAGGTCTCAAGGTCTATAATCTTCTCGCCGGGAAGTACGGCTTCGGTTCGTCCCAGATCTTATCGCGCAGTGAGACACTCGAACGACTGCCGACCTTGAAGACTGAGGGACTCCGTGGTGGTGTTATCTACTATGATGGTCAATTTGATGATGCACGATTATTGATTAATCTCGTCGCTACTGCCGCTGAGCAAAGTGCAACACTGGTGAACTACGCGCAGGTGTCGGAATTTTCCCGCGATAGTAACGGGTTTCTTGATGGAGTGAAGGCGACAGACGTCGAAAGCCAACAGTCATTCTGGGCGTCGGCGCGAGTGATCATCAATGCTAGCGGGGCATTTTCTGACAACGTACGGCGGATGGCTGATGCTCAAGTTCCACCGCTCATCGCCCCGAGTCAGGGGATTCATTTGGTGTTCGATCGCTCGTTTCTGCCGGGTGATGACGCGATTATGGTGCCACATACCAGTGACGGGCGGGTAATGTTTGCTATTCCCTGGCATGAGCATACGCTCGTGGGGACGACGGATACGCCGATTCCAACTCCTTCCCTGGAACCCCGACCAACTGCACAAGAAGTTGAGTTTATCCTCGATACCGCAGCACAGTATTTGGAGAAGCGGCCTACACGGAGTGATGTCCTCAGTGTCTTTGTTGGCATTCGTCCCCTTGTTGGGACAGGCACTGGCGCCAATACGGCGACGCTGTCGCGCGATCACACAATTCACATTGACCAAAATGGCTTGCTGACCATTGCTGGCGGAAAATGGACTACCTACCGCAATATGGCTGAGGACTGCGTAAATCAGGCGGCCATCCTCGCACGATTACCAGAGAAACCCTGCGTGACTCCCACGCTCAATATTCACGGTTTTCATCAGCATGCGGACAAATTCGCTTCACTCGCAGTGTATGGCGCGGATGCCCCGGCGATTCGCGATTTGATGCGCACTGCTCCCGCTTTGGCCACACCGCTACATCCTGCACTGCCATATTGTGGAGCTGAAGTGGTCTGGGCGACGCGCTATGAGATGGCTCGTACTGTCGAAGATGTTCTAGCCCGGCGCTTGCGAGCATTGTTCCTGAATGCTCGTGCAGCTATGGCGATGGCGCCGCGGGTGGCTGAACTGATGGCAAACGAGTTGGGGAAAGATGCAATGTGGCAGGCCGCACAGATCAACGCGTTTGTGGAAACGGCAAGCGGGTATGTGATTACGGAGGGGGTCTATCAGTAGCAATCGCAGATTTCACGCTGTTCCATCTGGGTTACTCAATCAGTCCATGAAAGACTGGGACACTCAGCCTGTCACCCTGAGTGGAACGCAGGGTCTCGCAGAGAGACTCTTCGCTCCGCTCAGCATGGCAGACGCGAAAGGCCGCAGCTTCCCAAAGCACTTTTCTTTACGACCTTGACGGTAACCGTACGATTCCTTTCGCACGTACGGAAAGTTCCCCATCTTGCTGATGCGCAGTTTGGGAGACTTCAACGTAGTGTGCACCCTCTTCTTGGAAGACCCGTGTCACTTCGCCGTTAATGTAGAGTGTATCGCCAACGGGATTATGGCGCCGAATCTCTGCAGAAAGGTGGCGGAGGAATCCCTCATCGCCCATCCAATCTGTGAGGTGATGAGTCATCCAGGATGTCCGTTCTGGTCCGTAATCGTAGGCTGCTGGTGTCCCAACTTGCGCGGCAAGATCGTCATCCCAGTGGACCCGTTCAGGAACGTCAAGAATGCCGAACTTGTTGGGAATCCCGAGGCCAGGATGCTTCTGCAGTTGTTTCCACGCCAGTCGATTGGCGCGGATATATAAGCCGCCCCAGCCTTGGGCATAGGCGATGAACCCAGTGACGGTCATCGGGCCTTTGACCATGGTTGGCAGTTTGTCGCCGACTTTCACATCCTCAATATAACGAGGGGTAGCACCGCGGACTTTCTCTTCTGCATACCTGGCGAAAATCCTGCCGAGATCATCGCGTGAATAGGAGACCGGATCCTTTTGTTTGGTTTCGGTATACTTGGTCCCACGTTCACGAGCAGTGTCACGTTCGGTGCGGAAGCACCAACTGTCGCCACCGGCAACTAACTCGTTGTTCTGATTATAATAATCGACGTGATAAATCTGTTGAATTGCGCGACCCGCGAAGCGTGTCTGATGTTCGACCAAATCTTTTAACCACGCTTTCGTTGTAAACTCGTCACCCCGCAGCATCGGTTTATGCCAGGTGAGATTGGCTCCGGCCCACATGGCATGCACGCCAGGCAAGCCGCCGACATAGCCACTGAGAATGCGGTTCAAAGGGAAGACAAATGACGGCGGTGCAACGACCTTGCCATATTTGGTTGTGGCTGCATATGCGGGGTCACACCACAGTGGGTTATCATCGCCAATGCCATGTGCGTAATGGCGAATGTTGTCGCGTGTGGCCTCGTAGCACCACGGTTCTAGCGAATCTTCGATCGGCACACCGATAAGGCGACGCAGACTGTCCAAGCCTTCTTCAGTAATGAGGGAAAACCGTTGTTGAGTTTCAGCCATAATGGAATCTTCTCGCTCCTTCGAAAGTCTTCTTTGTCTTTCATAACTGACCCGTGCTATGCAAGGGACCCAGATTTTCCACTTTCTCTATTGACAGCTCCCAAAGAGGCACGCTACAGATAAAAGCCTCATGACTGCCCGCGCGTATACTTTCTCTTTGGCTCTGGCATTCGCCTTCTATTTTGCCCCCTAGGGGGCACATTGCGCGGTTACTCTACATTTTTATCGTTGTTGTTGCTCGCTGATAATCCTCAGACTTTGTGGAGGTTTCTCTTATGATTGTCAAAATGACGAAGCGGGCGACGCCAGACGAAGTCGCCGCAGTAGAAAGTAGATTGCATGAATGGGGGTATAAGACCGGAAAAATGGTCGGCGAAGAAATCACCTTGATTGGTGTCTACGGTGATATTACACGCCTACCCATCGGCGAGGTGCAGGAGATGGGAGGCGTTGATGCTTTGATTCCCATCTCACGGTCATACAAACGCGTGGCGCAAAAAGGTGAGCCTGGCAACCTCATTCACCGTACGGTCCGTATTGGTAATGTAGAAGTTGGTGGTGACGAACTCACCGTGATTGCGGGCCCGTGCTCGGTGGAAAGTGAGCCGCAGATCATGGAAGCGGCGCGCTTGGTGAAAGAAGCGGGAGCAAAAGCGTTGCGTGGTGGAGTGGTGAAGTATCGATCGAGTCCCTACAGCGGCTGGGAAGGAATCGGTTCGAGCTCTGAAGAAGCATTGCGCAATGGCCTCAAACTGATTGTCAAAGCAGGCCGAGAGTTCAGCTTGCCGACGGTGGTGGAAGTCCTCGATGCCAATGATGTCTCTATCTACGAGGATATGGGAGTCGATTGTATTCAAGTTGGGGAACCGAACTCCAAGAATCAGGCCTTGTTGAACCGCTTGCGTGATACGGCACTTCCGGTGATTCACAAACGGGGCAATTCTCTTGATACTGAAGCCTACTTGCTTTGGGTTGAGCGAGTGATGTCAGGTGGAAAAGAGAACGTCATTCTTTGCGAACGTGGCATCGCGACACCCAACAAATATACCCGTAACACCCTTGATCTCGGCAGCATTGCGGCGTTCTTTTACCAGTTATCCTGTTTACCGGTAGCGATTGATGCTTCACACGGAACCGGTATCCGCGATCTCGTGCATCCGATGACACTCGCGGGAATTATGGCGGGAGCCTCGGTGGTTCTGGTCGAAGTGCATCCGAACCCGCTGATTGCCAAGTCTGATGGGTTTCAAGGGCTGTTCCCTGAGCAATTCGCTCATTTAGTGACAGCTTGTGAACAGGTCTGGGATTTGCGTAGGCGGCTTGAACCGCTCTATGTCCCAACAGCGCTGGTGGAGCGTAAGTATGAAGCGCAAGTTGCTACTGATAAGAAGCGGTTATTTGGCGCTGTTTAGGGAACAGGGACAGGTTATAGGGAACAGGAAGAAGAAAAACTATCGTGATATTGTTCATGCCTTTTTTTCACTCTCACCTATGCGCTGTCACCTGTGACCCCATCTGTCCCCTGTCCTCTGTAACCTGTTCCCTCGGAGAGGGGCAGAGGAGAGGGGCAGATGCGTAAACCGCCTCGTTTGCATTCTGGTGATGTCATCGGCGTTGTCTCGCCTGCCGCTGCGGTCAATGAAGAAAAGCTCCGTCGCGGCAGCTATACCCTTGAGCAGCTTGGTTTTGGGGTACGCCTCGGCGAGCATGTACTCGACCGACATCGATACCTTGCTGGGACTGACCAGGATCGAGCTGCCGAACTGACAGGGATGTTCCATGACCCCTATATCCGGGCGATTTTCTGTTCACGAGCGGGCTATGGTTCTGGCCGGCTTCTTCCCTTACTGGACCTGTCAGCTCTGCCACGGCCTCCCAAGATCTTCCTCGGTTTCAGTGATGTGACGTTGCTCTTGAATGTTTTTGTTCAACAGGCCGGAATGGTCTGCTTTCATGGTCCGGTCGTTGCCGGCGAATTCGCTGATGGTTTAACCCCACGTTCGCAGGCGCATTTGTTGGGTCTCCTCACAACCGGTTTCGGCGAACCTTCGTTGAATTTCCCGATCTCGCTGCGTGCCGGTACCAGCACCGGGATGCTCATCGGTGGGTGTCTCTCGGTGTTAGTCGCGACCCTTGGGACCCCATTTGCTTTGGATACGCGCGACGCGATACTGTTTATCGAGGATATTGGGGAAAAGCCGTATCGGATTGATCGGATGCTAACGCAACTGAAGCAAGCTGGGAAACTGGAACATCTTGTCGGGGTGATCTTCGGGGAGATGAAGAGTTGTCGTGGGGAAACTGATGATCCGACGTTGCTGTTGTCTGTGATTGATGAAGTCTTTGCAGATTATGCGTATCCTGTCGGCTTTGGTTTGCCAGCGGGGCATGAGGGGGAGAACCTGACGTTGCCCTTAGG includes these proteins:
- a CDS encoding amidohydrolase family protein; translation: MPTFDTIIKGGTIVDGTRTPRYAGDVGIKDGKIAEMGKLKAYDAKKVIDANGLYVVPGFIDLHTHYDAQINWDPYCTIGSWHGVTSLVLGNCGFGFAPCKPELRDRAMLTMSRVEAIPFESMKAGMKWDWVTFPDWLNFLDKTPKGVNVLSYVPIAPIMIWVMGLEAAKSRPANAKEKEEMCRILNEAMDAGGCGFSAQRLGNGFISVQRDYDGTPMVTDTMADEDMLALAEVLAKRKEGFIQLTQASENFEKDMRFYDQLAEVSGRPILFNATAVRDDRPSLHRRTMRWIEKTNKEGRKIYNQCGTLRQGFVLTYADWNLFDGSDVWREVTMGTPTERLAKFKNPALRQALRAEYDGGHTPIVTGSIKDFTIESVQKPEFQKYVGMTVEQIAQKENKHPIDAMIDLAIADDMKTEFITPARNMREDFAAELMSSEYSIPGVSDGGAHTKFTTLGTYPTDMLTWMVRDAGFMSLEEAHYRLSALPAKCAGFQDRGVLKQGAPADVVVYDLDNLKVTPEKMAVVHDFPAGEWRRVQYAEGYRWIMVNGDVTFEDGKCTNSIPGKLLRHGRG
- a CDS encoding vanadium-dependent haloperoxidase, with product MDSILYWNDVALEANRVSHTNGKGEQTGPTLSSRALAMVHLAMYDAYAGITNDAVNFPPYLTTLNPPAPGASIAAAVAAAAHATLSKLFPSQKAFFDLKHTQAGLQEPGLHDGHAFGLHVAQTLWDDRKDDPDASDAGHAPSMAHGDHRPDPDNPDQGYHAPFYGANAKCFAVTARHGLLPPPRQGNEYTKALREVRGKGIAPELMGTLPSGIKARTVDETVRGVYWGYDGAAELGTPPRLYNQIVRTVADAQNNNEGQNARLFALVNAAMADAGILAWEQKYIHNLWRPVVGIREHDDSMGPAGTGNNDISNNCDPGWLPFGAPSTNSTKKNFTPPFPAYPSGHATFGAAALQMTRLFYNINNRGPDDDLFEDLTFVSDEMNGISKDNKGTVRPRHVRNFPNGLWQMIEENGRSRVDLGVHWVFDAFAVDNSGNMDLTRNIGGVPLGLNIAENIFTTGGGKGPKKSIV
- a CDS encoding glycerol-3-phosphate dehydrogenase/oxidase — encoded protein: MNRAEMVNRVLDRREPWDILIIGGGATGVGVAVDAASRGYEVLLLAQSDFGKGTSSRSTKLVHGGVRYLEQGNISLVIEALKERGLLRQNAPHLVHDLGFVVPNYEWWEAPFYGLGLKVYNLLAGKYGFGSSQILSRSETLERLPTLKTEGLRGGVIYYDGQFDDARLLINLVATAAEQSATLVNYAQVSEFSRDSNGFLDGVKATDVESQQSFWASARVIINASGAFSDNVRRMADAQVPPLIAPSQGIHLVFDRSFLPGDDAIMVPHTSDGRVMFAIPWHEHTLVGTTDTPIPTPSLEPRPTAQEVEFILDTAAQYLEKRPTRSDVLSVFVGIRPLVGTGTGANTATLSRDHTIHIDQNGLLTIAGGKWTTYRNMAEDCVNQAAILARLPEKPCVTPTLNIHGFHQHADKFASLAVYGADAPAIRDLMRTAPALATPLHPALPYCGAEVVWATRYEMARTVEDVLARRLRALFLNARAAMAMAPRVAELMANELGKDAMWQAAQINAFVETASGYVITEGVYQ
- a CDS encoding acyl dehydratase — its product is MMAETQQRFSLITEEGLDSLRRLIGVPIEDSLEPWCYEATRDNIRHYAHGIGDDNPLWCDPAYAATTKYGKVVAPPSFVFPLNRILSGYVGGLPGVHAMWAGANLTWHKPMLRGDEFTTKAWLKDLVEHQTRFAGRAIQQIYHVDYYNQNNELVAGGDSWCFRTERDTARERGTKYTETKQKDPVSYSRDDLGRIFARYAEEKVRGATPRYIEDVKVGDKLPTMVKGPMTVTGFIAYAQGWGGLYIRANRLAWKQLQKHPGLGIPNKFGILDVPERVHWDDDLAAQVGTPAAYDYGPERTSWMTHHLTDWMGDEGFLRHLSAEIRRHNPVGDTLYINGEVTRVFQEEGAHYVEVSQTAHQQDGELSVRAKGIVRLPSRS
- a CDS encoding 3-deoxy-7-phosphoheptulonate synthase (catalyzes the formation of 3-deoxy-D-arabino-hept-2-ulosonate 7-phosphate from phosphoenolpyruvate and D-erythrose 4-phosphate), with the protein product MIVKMTKRATPDEVAAVESRLHEWGYKTGKMVGEEITLIGVYGDITRLPIGEVQEMGGVDALIPISRSYKRVAQKGEPGNLIHRTVRIGNVEVGGDELTVIAGPCSVESEPQIMEAARLVKEAGAKALRGGVVKYRSSPYSGWEGIGSSSEEALRNGLKLIVKAGREFSLPTVVEVLDANDVSIYEDMGVDCIQVGEPNSKNQALLNRLRDTALPVIHKRGNSLDTEAYLLWVERVMSGGKENVILCERGIATPNKYTRNTLDLGSIAAFFYQLSCLPVAIDASHGTGIRDLVHPMTLAGIMAGASVVLVEVHPNPLIAKSDGFQGLFPEQFAHLVTACEQVWDLRRRLEPLYVPTALVERKYEAQVATDKKRLFGAV
- a CDS encoding LD-carboxypeptidase, translating into MRKPPRLHSGDVIGVVSPAAAVNEEKLRRGSYTLEQLGFGVRLGEHVLDRHRYLAGTDQDRAAELTGMFHDPYIRAIFCSRAGYGSGRLLPLLDLSALPRPPKIFLGFSDVTLLLNVFVQQAGMVCFHGPVVAGEFADGLTPRSQAHLLGLLTTGFGEPSLNFPISLRAGTSTGMLIGGCLSVLVATLGTPFALDTRDAILFIEDIGEKPYRIDRMLTQLKQAGKLEHLVGVIFGEMKSCRGETDDPTLLLSVIDEVFADYAYPVGFGLPAGHEGENLTLPLGTQVRLDTHLCTLSFLEPAVE